The candidate division KSB1 bacterium genome includes a region encoding these proteins:
- a CDS encoding helix-turn-helix domain-containing protein, producing the protein MSEQQIKKYHFLRDEPKKRQFDIYDLAEYQKMYFEDASKPHTHSFYQIIWFRNNSGKHFIDFESYDIKENRLFFVAKNQVHYFEKRSDYRGSQIHFNESFIISNETDINFFLTYNIFNNSEEPYYQIPKRLEHQIVSYFHQIENELKYTGEFGNNTILSNLLKALLLVIEREKRKNIKTHNNKSNKNAIYLKFRDLLENNFHKNWSVSNYADELAISTKTLNTVIKTEMGKTVSHEIADRIILEAKRKLTHTNAYINQIGFDLGFRDPYYFIKYFKKHVKCSPTAFRKSID; encoded by the coding sequence ATGTCAGAACAACAAATCAAAAAATATCACTTTTTAAGAGACGAGCCTAAAAAACGACAGTTTGATATTTATGATTTGGCAGAATATCAAAAAATGTATTTCGAAGATGCATCAAAGCCTCACACCCATAGTTTTTATCAAATTATTTGGTTTAGAAATAACAGTGGCAAACATTTTATTGATTTTGAAAGCTATGATATAAAGGAAAATAGACTATTTTTTGTTGCTAAGAATCAAGTGCATTACTTTGAAAAGCGCTCTGACTATAGAGGTTCCCAAATCCATTTTAACGAGTCATTCATAATAAGCAATGAGACTGACATCAATTTTTTTCTGACCTACAATATTTTCAATAATAGTGAAGAGCCATATTACCAAATCCCGAAAAGACTTGAACATCAAATAGTAAGTTATTTCCACCAAATTGAGAACGAACTGAAGTATACAGGCGAATTTGGCAACAATACTATTCTTTCCAATTTATTAAAGGCTTTACTTTTAGTTATTGAACGAGAAAAAAGAAAAAACATCAAAACCCACAACAATAAATCCAATAAAAATGCTATCTATTTAAAATTTCGAGACCTTTTAGAAAATAATTTCCATAAAAATTGGTCTGTCTCTAATTATGCAGATGAACTTGCCATTTCAACAAAAACGCTTAACACAGTAATCAAAACTGAAATGGGAAAAACAGTGTCCCACGAAATTGCTGATAGAATTATTCTTGAAGCTAAAAGAAAGCTAACACATACAAATGCATACATAAATCAAATTGGCTTCGATTTAGGGTTTCGTGACCCTTATTACTTTATCAAGTATTTCAAAAAACACGTTAAATGTTCTCCCACAGCATTTAGAAAGTCCATCGACTGA
- a CDS encoding AraC family transcriptional regulator codes for MPYRKIQPLKQLRPFVESIWIQEDLRDASIENFRPTIILPSAKIDLLFFYRDPFVQIENGQTTVLPKFFLIGQRTKAIEVAATGQTGIIICSFYPWGAAPFFRLPLYEFKDGSIELSSFMNPISIRSLENQVLEASKNSERVNILQNFLVQLLKCPVHDSLVMQSTFKINQDKGNVEINKLSKIFCLSRRQYIRRFKNSVGISPKKFANIVRFQKAIYFQRMGLSWTRIADECGYYDQPHFIKEIKAFSGFSPQELLSRKPPTKLMKYFNPSQSLSHFYNTIYL; via the coding sequence ATGCCTTACCGAAAAATCCAACCCCTCAAACAGTTACGGCCTTTTGTGGAAAGCATCTGGATTCAGGAAGACCTTAGAGATGCATCCATTGAGAATTTTAGACCCACCATCATTCTGCCTTCTGCAAAAATTGATTTGCTCTTTTTTTACCGCGACCCCTTCGTTCAAATTGAAAATGGACAAACAACTGTTCTGCCAAAGTTTTTTTTAATTGGTCAAAGAACCAAAGCAATTGAAGTCGCTGCTACCGGTCAAACCGGAATTATAATCTGCAGTTTTTATCCCTGGGGCGCGGCGCCATTCTTTCGTCTGCCCCTATATGAATTTAAGGACGGTTCAATTGAATTGAGCTCTTTTATGAATCCAATATCAATTCGTTCGCTTGAGAATCAAGTTTTAGAAGCGAGTAAAAATTCGGAACGTGTTAACATTCTGCAGAATTTCTTAGTTCAATTGCTAAAGTGTCCTGTACATGATAGCTTGGTTATGCAATCCACATTTAAAATCAATCAGGATAAAGGCAATGTTGAAATAAACAAATTATCAAAGATTTTTTGCTTAAGCAGGAGGCAATACATCAGGCGATTCAAGAATTCTGTCGGTATCAGTCCGAAGAAATTTGCAAATATCGTCCGCTTTCAAAAAGCTATTTATTTCCAACGAATGGGGCTTAGCTGGACAAGAATCGCCGATGAATGTGGCTATTACGATCAGCCGCATTTTATAAAAGAAATAAAGGCATTTTCCGGCTTCTCACCTCAGGAACTACTTTCCAGAAAGCCCCCAACCAAATTGATGAAGTATTTTAATCCGTCTCAGAGTTTGTCACATTTTTACAATACTATTTACCTTTAA